In Primulina eburnea isolate SZY01 chromosome 3, ASM2296580v1, whole genome shotgun sequence, one DNA window encodes the following:
- the LOC140827869 gene encoding auxin-induced protein 22D: protein MEGVLKGDVNDLNLEATELRLGLPGTDESYTAKNNKRASPESVEKIGFNGDSAAKSGDPVTVQPPKAQIVGWPPVRSYQKNNLRPNKTESETGIYVKVSMDGAPFLRKIDLKVYNGYSELLKALESMFKFTLGEYSEREGYNGSEYAPAYEDKDGDLMLVGDVPWEMFISSCKRLRIMKGSEARGLGSGA from the exons ATGGAAGGTGTTTTAAAGGGCGATGTAAATGATCTAAATTTGGAGGCAACTGAGCTGAGATTGGGGTTACCTGGAACAGATGAATCTTATACTGCTAAGAACAACAAGCGAGCCTCGCCTGAATCTGTCGAGAAGATTGGATTCAACGGCGATTCAGCGGCAAAGTCCGGCGACCCGGTTACTGTGCAGCCACCCAA GGCACAGATTGTGGGGTGGCCGCCGGTGAGATCCTACCAGAAGAATAATCTCCGGCCAAATAAGACGGAATCTGAAACTGGGATTTATGTGAAAGTTAGCATGGATGGTGCTCCTTTTCTTAGAAAGATTGATTTGAAGGTTTACAATGGATATTCTGAGCTGCTTAAAGCTCTGGAAAGCATGTTCAAGTTCACCTTAG GTGAATACTCAGAGAGAGAAGGTTATAATGGATCTGAATATGCACCTGCTTATGAAGATAAAGATGGTGACTTGATGCTTGTTGGAGATGTTCCATGGGA GATGTTCATCTCATCTTGTAAGAGACTGAGAATCATGAAGGGATCAGAAGCTCGAGGTTTGGGTTCCGGTGCGTGA
- the LOC140827868 gene encoding protein transport protein SEC23 G-like, giving the protein MDFSELEAIEGLRWSWHSWPVSKSEVASLVVPLSVMCTPLMPFSELPILPYEPLNCSQCAAVLNPYSRVDYVSRIWTCAFCYRKNPFPKSYSHIHENNIPAELFPTYSTVEYHFSKGGSGPGLGLCSSSGPVLGRRENGQLGLRSNSSSFSSAAPYSGSGLGSERVGSVVGPAFVFVVDACTSDEELGALKRELLHVISLLPENVSVGLVVFDSMVRVYDLGFADCLKVVVFHGEREVSSEKVKLFLGLHHMTRTLGKLSAAQSRGFLLPISECEFNFTTAIEDLHSSTEARPGHRPVRSMGVAISVAVGLLEGLLINTGSRVMVFTSGPATVGPGIIVNSDFCDAIRTHRDLNNGYASYYRKSTKFYKKMSQRLSDSSIILDLFACSLDQVGAAELKIPVESSGGFMMLGESFDSEQFRKCLRHLFTHDDDGNLKMFFDATIELVTTNDVKICGALGPCVSMRRKNNSVNDKEIGEGGTYIWKLGTLTSKTCIVFLFEVANEQNVQPSSAFFLQFITRYRYSNMGLRKRVTTAARRWVGKNSPEIASGFDQEAAASVMAKLAIHRTENSFAEDVIRWLDKMLIRFSAKFGDYVPEDPSTFRLSTNFSLYPQFMYYLRRSQFIDVFNSTPDETAYFRLMLNREGVVNSLIMVQPTLFQYSFDGPPIPVILDICSISPDVILLFDSFFYVVIHYGSKIAQWRKLRYDRDPSHESFKKLLEAPELDAEQLVTERIPVPKLVKCDQHSSQARFLLAKLNPSVTQKSEYTDGTDIIFTDDVSLQVFIEHLQALAVQG; this is encoded by the exons ATGGATTTCTCTGAACTGGAAGCAATCGAGGGTTTGCGTTGGTCATGGCATTCGTGGCCCGTTTCCAAGTCTGAGGTTGCGTCTCTGGTAGTCCCGCTATCAGTGATGTGCACACCATTAATGCCATTCAGCGAGCTTCCAATCCTCCCTTACGAACCCTTGAATTGCTCCCAATGCGCAGCCGTTTTGAACCCCTACTCTCGCGTCGACTACGTCTCCAGAATCTGGACCTGCGCTTTTTGCTACCGCAAAAACCCGTTCCCGAAATCGTATTCCCATATCCACGAAAACAATATTCCCGCGGAGCTTTTTCCCACTTACAGCACAGTGGAGTATCATTTCAGCAAAGGGGGTTCTGGCCCTGGTTTGGGTTTGTGTTCGAGTTCGGGACCAGTCCTGGGTAGGAGGGAAAATGGGCAGTTGGGTTTGAGGTCTAACAGCAGTTCTTTCTCGAGTGCAGCTCCGTACTCCGGCTCGGGTTTGGGTTCTGAGCGGGTGGGAAGTGTGGTTGGGCCAGCTTTTGTATTTGTTGTGGATGCTTGCACATCAGATGAGGAGTTAGGGGCGCTAAAAAGGGAGTTGTTGCATGTCATCTCACTATTACCAGAGAATGTTTCTGTAGGTTTGGTGGTTTTTGACTCGATGGTGAGGGTGTATGATTTGGGATTTGCAGATTGTTTGAAGGTCGTGGTTTTTCACGGTGAACGGGAGGTTTCATCTGAGAAG GTCAAATTGTTTCTGGGGCTTCATCACATGACACGGACTCTTGGAAAGCTATCGGCTGCGCAAAGTCGAGGGTTTTTATTGCCAATATCTGAATGTGAGTTCAACTTCACAACAGCAATTGAAGATTTGCATTCTTCAACCGAGGCCAGGCCAGGCCATCGGCCTGTACGGTCTATGGGGGTTGCTATATCGGTTGCTGTTGGTCTCTTAGAGGGGCTTCTGATAAACACTGGATCTCGTGTTATGGTCTTCACCTCAGGACCTGCAACAGTCGGCCCTGGAATCATTGTTAACTCAGATTTTTGTGATGCCATCAGAACTCACCGAGACCTCAATAATGGTTATGCTTCCTACTATAGAAAATCTACcaaattttacaagaaaatgtCTCAGAGATTGTCTGATTCATCTATCATTCTTGATCTGTTCGCATGCTCTCTGGATCAGGTTGGAGCAGCTGAGTTAAAAATCCCAGTTGAAAGTTCTGGTGGTTTCATGATGTTAGGGGAGTCATTTGATTCGGAGCAATTTAGAAAGTGCTTGCGCCACCTCTTTACTCATGATGATGATGGAAATTTGAAGATGTTCTTTGATGCAACAATCGAGCTAGTAACAACCAATGATGTCAAGATTTGTGGAGCACTTGGCCCCTGTGTTTCCATGAGGAGGAAGAATAATTCCGTGAATGACAAAGAGATTGGCGAGGGTGGCACTTACATTTGGAAACTTGGTACCCTGACCAGCAAAACATGCATTGTTTTCTTATTCGAAGTTGCCAATGAACAGAATGTTCAGCCTAGTTCAGCATTTTTCTTACAGTTCATCACGCGTTATAGGTATAGTAACATGGGACTTCGGAAGAGGGTGACAACTGCTGCAAGAAGGTGGGTTGGTAAGAATTCGCCCGAAATTGCATCTGGGTTTGATCAAGAAGCAGCTGCTTCGGTTATGGCTAAACTAGCCATTCACCGAACAGAAAATAGTTTTGCTGAAGATGTTATCAGATGGCTTGACAAAATGCTGATACGTTTCTCAGCCAAGTTTGGGGATTATGTGCCGGAAGATCCATCCACCTTCCGTCTCTCAACCAACTTTTCCTTGTATCCTCAGTTTATGTATTACTTGAGAAGATCCCAATTTATCGACGTTTTTAACAGCACACCAGATGAGACGGCTTATTTTCGTCTCATGTTAAACCGTGAGGGTGTTGTAAATTCTCTTATCATGGTTCAACCAACTCTTTTCCAATATTCTTTCGATGGTCCCCCTATCCCTGTCATCCTGGACATATGCTCCATCTCCCCAGATGTAATTTTACTATTTGATTCCTTCTTCTACGTTGTCATTCACTATGGTTCCAAGATTGCACAATGGAGGAAGCTCCGTTACGATAGAGACCCGAGCCATGAAAGTTTCAAGAAACTGTTGGAAGCACCCGAGCTTGATGCCGAGCAATTGGTAACAGAAAGGATTCCTGTTCCAAAACTTGTTAAATGTGATCAACACAGTAGCCAGGCAAGATTTCTTCTTGCCAAATTGAATCCATCCGTTACTCAGAAATCGGAATATACAGATGGTACCGATATTATATTTACCGATGATGTAAGCTTGCAAGTATTTATCGAGCACTTACAAGCCTTGGCGGTACAAGGTTAA
- the LOC140827870 gene encoding phosphatidate cytidylyltransferase 1-like isoform X2, translated as MQKDGGSGSPLTTSGSIARLRRRKGSNESPPGVDAANGGHLLVNDRSKYKSMLIRIYSSVWMIGGFALIIYMGHLYIWAMIVVIQIFMAKELFNLLRRTREDKSLPGFRLLNWQIFFTAMLFVYGRFLNQRLVNTVTTDKFLYKIVSRFIKYHMVTCYFFYILGFMWFILTLKKKMYKYQFGQYAWTHMILMVVFAQSSFTVANIFEGIFWFLLPASLIVINDIAAYFFGFFFGRTPLIKLSPKKTWEGFIGASVTTVISAFLLANVFARFKWLACPRKDLSTGWLNCDPGPLFTPEYFNVPEWFPKWFLWKEIPVFPVQWHALCLGLFASIIAPFGGFFASGFKRAFKIKDFGDSIPGHGGITDRMDCQMVMAVFSYIYHQSFIGPQSLSIEMIMDQILMNLSFEEQRVLYTKLGQIILERKFGESL; from the exons ATGCAAAAGGATGGTGGTTCTGGCAGCCCATTAACAACCAGTGGGTCCATTGCGAGGTTAAGAAGACGCAAAGGTTCAAATGAG AGCCCTCCTGGAGTTGACGCAGCAAATGGCGGTCATTTGCTCGTTAATGATCGTAGCAAGTATAAATCCATGTTAATACGGATATATTCATCTGTTTGGATGATTGGAGGGTTTGCTTTAATAATCTATATGGGTCATCTATACATATGGGCCATGATCGTTGTTATCCAAATTTTTATGGCAAAAGAGCTGTTCAATTTGCTTAGGAGAACACGTGAGGATAAAAGCCTTCCGGGCTTCAGACTCTTAAACTG GCAAATTTTCTTCACCGCAATGTTATTTGTTTATGGTAGATTTCTCAATCAGAGACTTGTGAACACCGTGACGACAGACAAATTCCTCTATAAGATTGTTAGTAGATTTATCAAGTATCACATGGTTACCTGCTATTTCTTCTACATTTTAG GTTTTATGTGGTTCATACTTACGTTGAAGAAAAAGATGTACAAGTATCAATTTGGCCAATATGCATGGACACACATGATTTTGATGGTGGTGTTTGCACAGTCATCGTTTACTGTGGCTAATATATTCGAAGGAATTTTCTG GTTCCTTCTTCCAGCTTCACTTATTGTCATCAATGATATTGCCGCTTACTTTTTCGGGTTTTTCTTTGGGAGAACTCCTTTAATCAAGCTATCGCCGAAGAAAACATGGGAAGGCTTCATTGGAGCATCTGTTACTACGGTCATCTCTGCATTTTTG CTTGCCAATGTATTTGCTCGCTTTAAGTGGTTAGCATGCCCAAGGAAG GATTTATCTACCGGTTGGCTTAATTGTGATCCTGGTCCCCTCTTCACTCCCGAATACTTCAATGTACCAGAGTGGTTTCCTAAATGG TTTCTTTGGAAGGAGATTCCTGTTTTTCCTGTGCAATGGCATGCACTGTGTCTTGGACTATTCGCATCAATTATAGCGCCTTTTGGAGGCTTTTTTGCCAGTGGTTTTAAAAGAGCTTTCAAGATCAAG GATTTTGGCGATAGCATTCCTGGACATGGTGGGATCACTGATAGAATGGATTGCCAG ATGGTTATGGCTGTTTTTTCATATATCTATCACCAGTCCTTTATTGGTCCTCAAAGCCTATCGATCGAGATGATTATGGACCAG ATACTGATGAACCTCTCATTCGAAGAGCAACGGGTTTTGTACACGAAACTTGGTCAGATCATTTTAGAGAGGAAGTTTGGGGAATCTTTATAA
- the LOC140827870 gene encoding phosphatidate cytidylyltransferase 1-like isoform X1, producing the protein MKAYFRLQVELNFPLFAFGSSCSLLVLIYFSHISFVWCESKRSMQKDGGSGSPLTTSGSIARLRRRKGSNESPPGVDAANGGHLLVNDRSKYKSMLIRIYSSVWMIGGFALIIYMGHLYIWAMIVVIQIFMAKELFNLLRRTREDKSLPGFRLLNWQIFFTAMLFVYGRFLNQRLVNTVTTDKFLYKIVSRFIKYHMVTCYFFYILGFMWFILTLKKKMYKYQFGQYAWTHMILMVVFAQSSFTVANIFEGIFWFLLPASLIVINDIAAYFFGFFFGRTPLIKLSPKKTWEGFIGASVTTVISAFLLANVFARFKWLACPRKDLSTGWLNCDPGPLFTPEYFNVPEWFPKWFLWKEIPVFPVQWHALCLGLFASIIAPFGGFFASGFKRAFKIKDFGDSIPGHGGITDRMDCQMVMAVFSYIYHQSFIGPQSLSIEMIMDQILMNLSFEEQRVLYTKLGQIILERKFGESL; encoded by the exons atGAAAGCCTATTTTCGGC TTCAAGTGGAGCTAAACTTTCCGTTGTTTGCCTTTGGATCTTCTTGTAGCTTATTGGTGCTCATATATTTCAGCCATATATCTTTTGTGTGGTGTGAGTCAAAGAGAAGCATGCAAAAGGATGGTGGTTCTGGCAGCCCATTAACAACCAGTGGGTCCATTGCGAGGTTAAGAAGACGCAAAGGTTCAAATGAG AGCCCTCCTGGAGTTGACGCAGCAAATGGCGGTCATTTGCTCGTTAATGATCGTAGCAAGTATAAATCCATGTTAATACGGATATATTCATCTGTTTGGATGATTGGAGGGTTTGCTTTAATAATCTATATGGGTCATCTATACATATGGGCCATGATCGTTGTTATCCAAATTTTTATGGCAAAAGAGCTGTTCAATTTGCTTAGGAGAACACGTGAGGATAAAAGCCTTCCGGGCTTCAGACTCTTAAACTG GCAAATTTTCTTCACCGCAATGTTATTTGTTTATGGTAGATTTCTCAATCAGAGACTTGTGAACACCGTGACGACAGACAAATTCCTCTATAAGATTGTTAGTAGATTTATCAAGTATCACATGGTTACCTGCTATTTCTTCTACATTTTAG GTTTTATGTGGTTCATACTTACGTTGAAGAAAAAGATGTACAAGTATCAATTTGGCCAATATGCATGGACACACATGATTTTGATGGTGGTGTTTGCACAGTCATCGTTTACTGTGGCTAATATATTCGAAGGAATTTTCTG GTTCCTTCTTCCAGCTTCACTTATTGTCATCAATGATATTGCCGCTTACTTTTTCGGGTTTTTCTTTGGGAGAACTCCTTTAATCAAGCTATCGCCGAAGAAAACATGGGAAGGCTTCATTGGAGCATCTGTTACTACGGTCATCTCTGCATTTTTG CTTGCCAATGTATTTGCTCGCTTTAAGTGGTTAGCATGCCCAAGGAAG GATTTATCTACCGGTTGGCTTAATTGTGATCCTGGTCCCCTCTTCACTCCCGAATACTTCAATGTACCAGAGTGGTTTCCTAAATGG TTTCTTTGGAAGGAGATTCCTGTTTTTCCTGTGCAATGGCATGCACTGTGTCTTGGACTATTCGCATCAATTATAGCGCCTTTTGGAGGCTTTTTTGCCAGTGGTTTTAAAAGAGCTTTCAAGATCAAG GATTTTGGCGATAGCATTCCTGGACATGGTGGGATCACTGATAGAATGGATTGCCAG ATGGTTATGGCTGTTTTTTCATATATCTATCACCAGTCCTTTATTGGTCCTCAAAGCCTATCGATCGAGATGATTATGGACCAG ATACTGATGAACCTCTCATTCGAAGAGCAACGGGTTTTGTACACGAAACTTGGTCAGATCATTTTAGAGAGGAAGTTTGGGGAATCTTTATAA